ttagtatatatataaaatagttatatatgtatataatctAAATTAAAAATTAATAAGCAAGCCAAGCTTGAGCTCAAGATTGAGCATTAACATTTTCTCATGAGCCAAGCTGtagctttagaaataaagctagaaacaagccgagctcgagcctagttGAGCTCGGGCTTAActcgtttatttatttatttatttttcttttgttgAAAGGCCTTAACTCGTGTTGCTTACACCACTAATTAATAcaaacataaaaatgatgaagtaGGAATTAGTGCAAACGTCATCGTTTTTCTAGAGTAACCAAAGAAGAAAACCAAAGGGATGGACATAAGTTGTGTTTTACCGTTTCCATCAAATAGTGTTTTTTCCTTCTAACAATATTGTTTATTCTTGTTACCCAGCAAGTTCTCAAAAAAGAAAATGAAACTTAAAATATTATTAGTGTTATTAATTTCGACAGTTTACGTAGTTCTAATGGTTACTTAAGTCAGGTCTAAGTTAGTAGTATCGTGGTAGGTCATGTCTTCAAACTTTATCTGGTATAGAATATACATAGAATATTATTGCGGCCAACCCAAATTCTTAACCCCCACTTGTTTTCCCATCTTAATTTCATATATGTTTGTAGAGAATGCTTTACAATTTCTGATATGTGATAAAATCTTAAAaatttgggtaaattacacttttcattCTTTATGTTTGCATCGAATTGCAATAGatgccctttaacttcaataattacagtcacagtccttaatTTGAAAAACCTATTACACCCTACATCTTTTAGCACAAACATGTTAAAATTTCTAGTTAAAAATAGCatatgccttgcacatgagggcaaaTTAGTAATTTTACTTCTTCCCCCTTCTACTTCTAGTAATCAAACCCAGCACCAGTCCAACTAGATCCTCTGTTCTTGGGTACCGCTCCAATTCCTTTATCTCTGCCTTGCATCGCGTTTTTCTTCTTCTCCACCTGTCTTACTCTCCACATTACTTTTCGATGATTCAGTCGGTGGTTTCACAACATCCAGAACTGATGCATCTAAACTTGTGGTGGTCAATGCGGGTTGCACTTAATTCTCGGCCTACAAGAAaccataattattattattattattttagcgTGTATAGAATATTTTTATTatggtaaaacaaaacaaacgATGACTTACATTACAGTTCCTATAAGCGTCACCTATTGGTTCTATACCTGATTCATAACTAGAAAGTTTCTCCGGTCCTTTGCTACTCGGGGCTAAAAATCCCGAAATGAAAAATACCAAAATAGGAATAAGACTTGATATTATCAGAAATGCCCAAAAAATATCATATTCGTAAAGCAGAAACATAGATGCACTCCTATAAACGTAGGGTTTGGGCACTGGCAGCACTATGGGGTGGCGCTGCCGCCATGGCTCCGCCACCAAGGGTGGTGGCCGAccgttttctagagagagagacatgagagagaagaaagagaaaGGGTATAAAGGTTTGGGTTGTGTGTGGTTGTCAAAATGAAAGAGCCAGGTGATCGGCGTTTCAGGTGGAGTTTGACAGACGGTTTTGTTAGGGTTTGTGAGTTCTCCGGTGATGTGAAGTCGCAATCTAGAGAAGATGAAATGAATCGGTGTTGAAGTTGTGTGGGATTTCGATTCCGGTGAGGAGAGAAGGGGAATTAGAGTTTAAAGTAACATCAGAGGTTATGAAGATGAggagaaagtgagagagagaAATGGGGTTGTTCTGatagttagagagagagagaaagatataGAAAGTGAGTTGAGAGAGGAAGGATGATTACCATTTTAgttgttttaatttcttttaatcttatttgttatatttgttatatgtattttaaatgaattagagtaaactgccattttggtccctgtggtttgggtacttttgccattttagtccaaattttaaactttttaaatctgggtccctgtggtttcacttttattgtcattttagtccaaaattaaAAAACCTCCTTTTTTGATTGTTGAAACCtgtctattttgtctttttgtgcagggGCATTTTTGTACAACTGattttcatttaacatattaataattcataaactaaataaaatatatttagtTCCTTTAAATACCCTCATTTAACACAAAGATCATAATCTTCCCCATTTACACTCAAAGCATGTACAAAACTCCCCACTCTAAGCGAAACCCCCAACTTTTCCTCGACAAATTTCAACCAATTCACAAGCAGTTTCGTGTTCACCATACTACTCTCCGGGTTACTCAACATAAACCGGGAATCCTCTCATTAGACAACCCAATACCCTTCAACATTTGCATATTTGTAAACAATCTTTTCATAGAATAATGAGTGCAATACAACCATCTAGATTTATTAATAAACTCAACCGCATTTTGATAATCACCCAAATACCCTTTTAACAAATTAACCCCAGGAATGATCCGGGTATGCAACCCGAACTCGAACATATCCGGGTTTCTTCTAATCAGGACAGCAAGATCCGACCCGGATAGACCCAGTTTTTGGAAAACTTTAAGTTTGGGTTCTAGGGTTTTGTCAGCTTTGCAAGTTAGGATTTTTGGGACAGAAaagatgatttgtttgatctgGGTGAGGGTTACACCGTAATTTTTGAGGGTTTGGAGGATAAGATCGGAATTAAGGGTGGATTTGAGGTGGGTGAGGTTACCTTTGGAGGAGAAAGTCATGGCGTCTTGCTTGGAGAATTTGAGGGAGGTGGTGAGGTAGTTGATGATGGGTATGATGGTGGAGACAGCCGGAGATGTGATCTTTGTGTTAAATGAGGGTATTTAAAGgagttaaatatattttattttatttagtttattaattattaatatgttaaatgaaaatCAGTTGGACAAAAATGCccctgcataaaaagacaaaatagacaggttgcaacagtaaaaaaatgagtttttgaattatggactaaaatggcaataaaagtgaaaccacatggacccagatttaaaaagtttgagatttggactaaaatggtaaaagtgcccaaaccacagggaccaaaatggcagtttactcattaATAAAATTGCTAACTATCCTTCAGTGCCTTGTACATGGCTGgatttaactgaaaattataaCCTGGTTAAGGCCAAAAGACGTAGAGTGTAATGAGTTTTCAAAATAAAGGAccgtgactgtaattattgaagttaaaggtcatccatttcAACCAACCCTAAAAAATTTTATTATACGAATTAGGATCGTCATTTGGGATTTGGTACCAGTATCGAATTTCTCCTACCGATTTTTTTGGTACCGGTAACTACTTTTTGGTATTTTCGATACGATATCGGTAAAATACCAATTTctaccttcaaataccggtatCGTATTGTACCGATACTGGTTCAGTACAATACCTGTACCACACTCATCCGTAGCCAATAATGACGTTAATAGTGTAGAAAGGAGAAACTGAAACGTGTGacatttaaaattaaataaaaatataaaatagcATTGAACAACCGACAAAACAAATAATATAGCCCAACTTTTATAAATATAAGAACTTGTAGGATTTGAAGTTGTTTTGAGTACTTTAGAATGAGCTAAATTAGAACACTGGTGGCCCAGTTGAGTAAAACAAAAATCTCGTATATCTAATAACCAATATACATATGATCCACCATTGTGTGAACGagacattatattatattattacaAGTGTGATATGATATTGGCTAACTCATACATCCACTAATAATATTTCTAaatctatatatttttttattatgagATTTGAATCCCCAACCTTATGATAAAAGATATTAAGAGTTTTTATTATaaagattttataaaaaaatcaataGTTTATTGCAAGTGCGTCGCTCAGATAGCAAAAAAATATATAGATTTAGAAATATGATTTGTTTAAAATTTGTTTAAACATATTCCGTAGCAAATTCGCTATGAAAAACATTCAATAATTTATTGCAAGTGCGTCGCTCAGATAGCAaaaaagatttaaatataaattacatTTTGTCACAAATATGCAGAAAAAGTAAAAATGAATGAAATAAACTTGGTTTTTGTCGTAAATGTGTCGATgactttataaaaaaataaactaatcCCTCATAAATGTGttgtaaagttaaaaaaaattaatgaagTTAATACTAATAATGATAATTAAGGAATTGCGTAGGAAATGTGTGTCACAATTTATGACGCTTTTTGTTTTGCAGGAAATGCGTTAAAAGTGTTTTTTATGCGTTTTTTTCCAACACAATTTTTTCTTGTAAATGCCCCTAAAATTTGTGTTTGTGATGCATTTGGAAGGGCAAAATTTGTCGGAAATGACCAATTTTCTAGTAGTAAACATGTAATAGCATTTGTGATGCTGACAAATTCTCATAAAAACTTGAGTATTAGTTTGATtttttcacacaatttttttgaaaatcaatccTTACTCATACCCTACATTACACCAATTAATTAAATAACTCCTCTTGCCCATGTTTGAGACTAGAATCTCCCTATAAGAGGCATGGGCATCTATCAAGTGGGTTACCCTCACATTTACGTGCCGTATCAGTTTGTATAAAACCCTACGAACACATCAGTTATCATACATCGATATGTGTGAAAAAAAGCCAAGTTTCTTATGGGTGAAAATTAGATCCAATTTTTCATCGTTGGAGTGGAATCAATGGTGTAATTTTAATTTCTTGTAATATTTTCGTTTTCTAGCTCCTTGCAAATCGTTGTTGCGCTTTTTTGTTTGCTTAGTTTTTATAAATTTAGGTACGGTGTTGGATTCTCAGGTCTGTGTTTATTAAAATTTAGCGTTAGTAGTTGGTTCTCAACTATTGAGTTCATAAAACTCAAGATCGACGTCTGATTTGTAATCTAAATCAACTTTAAGTTTAGGCCGGACGGTATGATGTCGGGGAGTTCTAGCGGGGAGTAGTTTCACCGTGCGGTCCATCGGTGAGTTTTGCCGGTCCATCGGTGAGTGGGGAGGGGTGATTTCGGTGACTACTCACCGATGCGGGAAGAGGAGGGAAGGAGGAGAGAGGGAGGTTTAATGGTGGGTCTCAACCCCTTTTAAAcaatcacatttttttttaaaattctttACCACTCTCCATGTGTTTGAATCATTCCTAGTGTTTGAGTAGAAAATAGGAAGTGAAAGAGGGGAGTTGACATACCATGAGATTATTGGGTAGAgaaaactcaaacaccctaaaatGTTTGAATCATACCCTCCACCCTTATTTATACGACTCTTATCACCATAAAGAAAATCTTAAAACTAATTCTACTCTAACTTAAGCTATTTACTAGGAGAGAGATACAAATCAGTTGTTCTCGGTTTAATTTCTCCTTTTGTAAGGCATGTGTTGGCATGAGTTCCCACTCACTTCTTTTTACTTTTGTGTGTAAAAGTTTTACAAGTTTTCATCATCCACTACCCACTAAAATGATATTTatatcaaataaataaaagaacATTAAAAGAAAACAGTTAATCTGATTTGTTGATAGAGCCCTGGGCCCACAACCCATCGCCTTCACGTCGTGGTGCAGCCCACACCCCTTTGTTTTAATCGGCCTTTCACGTCCTAATTTCCAGTGTTTGACGCTCATTAAAGCCACCGACCATCCACCTCACCAAGGGTGTGAGGTGGTAACACATGGTCTAAATATCACAGATTATATagggttattttttttaaaagtttcTTTACTTGGGTCTTTATATAATATATCTAGCAGGTTAGAAATCCGTGTAGCGTTGCgtaagtgattttttttttaatattttatagtTTAGATATGTTAAAGTTATAATACGGATGCTTATAAATAAAATTCAATAAATCTAGGAAGCAAAATTAAAAATTTTATATTGTTAAAACATTTATACATATTCAATAGTTTagggggaaggttcatttgagaagaaaatttaattgagaagaaaaataataaagggtaattttgtaaaacattaaatagttttttcacctatcttatttattatcatttttgactaattaattagtcataaagactagtaTCCTCCACACTAATTTCTTTTggctacacacatcaaaagttatcttacatatttcgaaattcatgcTAGACGttgaaatttatcatacacaactcgtaatatattctacactttaaattattttattttatttttttggaaaaaaCATATAtcttgaagataagttacaaaaaaattaatgtaattagctattaaagaggaagactacaaattaatgacctatgtagatttaccaatgtacccttatagtaacattaaatacttatattaaatgaagtaaaataaaacattcttattggtcgaaatttcttcttttttcttcttacaaaaaatttcttctcatttgaattCTCCACCAATAGTTTAATACGTTAAATAACTATATTATATACGTATATAAGATTTTTAAATTAATAACTAATGTGAATAATATTTGGAGTTACATACCAAATTAAAGTATTAAAATctttataaaaataattttaccAATGCCAAAACTTATAAAATTTAGATCTTTTGAATCACTACTTAATAAACGTACACGTATAAGTGTTTATCTATAAATTAAAAATACAAATATATTTTTTGTCACAAGAAAATAAATAACCTATGAAACTAAAATGTAATTGAAGTTTACTAGGTCATTTTTTATAACCAATATTTACTAGTTCTAGTTATCTAGAATCGTTCTCTCTAAAAAGGAAGCCAAAGAATAGGTCCAAGTGGCACCAAATAATTAGTATAAattctattttttttagaaaatatagGTTTCATCATGTTAAACTACTTCAAATTTCCACGTGCAAAAGTTCTTGAGACACTATATTTTGATCCTTCATATCTAAACGATTCATAACGTCTTTAATGGTAACTTTCATAAAGATCTTGAGACACTATATCTTGATCCTCCAAGTCTAAATGTTTGTAATTGTTGGTTCGTTGCATTAATGATCCCAATTTCATTCATTAAATCATGTTTCTTTCTTTGAAGAGCTTGAAACAAATATTAGTAACCCCTAAGACGTGTTTCGTCGAGTATAAATAATATGCATAGTAATATGACTTCATGTATGTCCAAATTCCATTTGCTATATATAAGATTGAATCAAGTAAAAGTaactaagtttaacttataaattataaatttttttattatgtaaAACTTCTTCTATATGATTTGTTTCTttattaagaaatatatattgtttttttcATGCCAATGGGGTGGTTTTTTCTTCGTAAAACTAATGGTGTCAGTCTTAAAAAACCAACGGCATCGTTTGAAATTTTATATTACACGTTCCATATAATACACAAAATTTGTTGGTGTCGGATGAACTCGTTCACTTCACTGTGGCTCCACCACCACTTGTAGCACTGACAATGGATGGTTTGTACCTTTACGAACGTTGGCGTGAAAGAGGGAGGGCGAGAAAAGAGAAGCCACACTTGTATATCAGAAAGATATCATCAAATAAAGGTGACGTGTTGACATGTTGCGTTCTTGATGCTCGTCTATTTTATAATTATTACTTGACGAAAATTTTATGTATAAAGAAAATTAGTTAAAAATAACAATTACTTCCACAATGTAGTTTCTAaagttttttaatttatatttctTTTACTTTTTGCCTTTACCTCTTTGTGGGTGTTTTTGGAGGTGGTGGTGTGTGGGTGCAACAGTGGTGTTTGGCGACCGCTGAAGGGCAATGGTgggggtggaggtggtggtggtagtgggtgaagagagagagagagagagagagagagagagagagagagagagagagagaagagggaGAGGAAAATGTGtgatatagagagagagagagagagttagagaGAGGAAGAGAATTCAaggtttttaatatttataatttatttttagtttttacacGAGTTCATTGAATATTAAATTATTTACTCAACAGTCCCTAGGGAggtaaaatgacaagaatacaCTCATGTacaaggcacatgaccatatttaacaaaaaaaaaaaaatctaactgagttagagctaaaggacataacgtgcaagattttaaaacgttaaggacaaaagttatcaaatttaaaggtaaaggacaccgcctgccatttggtacatacataaaagttaataagttgacttataaaagttaataagttgtttttataGTGTTTGGGTTAACTTATTTAAGATGTTTTTGTGTGTTGAGAAGTTGTTTTTGAGAACTTGAAATTtgtaacttatataagttaataagttttttttagaaggaatcccaaacaccccttaATAGATTAAAAGCTTTTCGTAAAATCATTACTAAAGTTTCTTGTTGAGCTTTTAGAATAAACAAATAGAATATCCATCACATTCTAGTTCCACTTGTATGTAAACAACATTTTTAGATTATGATTTCATGAAAAGTCAAGCAATCCACTTTTATTGAACAAACCTCACATCCTAATCTTTTGCTCGGTCATAAACACGTCTGATGTGAAACCAATCAACTCTTCTATTCTACTTCTACCCGTTCTGTTCAAAGGAAGATGGTCCAAAGTCCTCTCAGAGGTCAAACATAATTCTTTGATCCATTCTATATATCATCACCATCAATGATTCCATCTTTCTTGCAATATCCATTTCTTTTTCTTCCATACCCAATTCCCATCAAGATCCATTTCAAAGATTCTGTAAATCTAGTGAAATTATAAGGTTTATAGTTTATTATAGTTTTATACAACTATGAAGATGTGTTTCCCCTGTTTACAATGTTTCTGCTCAACTTCAGATGACAAAGTGGTGGTCAGTAAGAATGACAAAGGTCAGCATAAGTTTCCCCTTTTCTATTTCATGGATAAAAATTGGGTCTTTTTGAGAATCTGATATGAATAATTTGAATcaagaaatgttttttttttttttttttttttcatcatggGTGTTTTTCAACATTTGAGATTAAGAAATGTGAAATACAGGTGGAGAAAGTGGTAAGAAATTTAGGTTGTTTTCTTACCATGAGCTGAAAGTTGCTTGTGATGGTTTCAGTTCCAAGAACAAAGTTGGGGAGGGAGGATGTGGTGCTGTTTACAAGGTAATTTATGTACCTACCTAGTATTCTGTTTGATTGTGTTCTAGAAGCTACTGAATTGTCTAAGTGAATCCAAATTGGTTTTTGTGTCAGCACAGAAATTATTAATTTATCTAGAGTTAAAAATGAAGTAGAAATGTTGCAATAATAAGCATATAAACACATTATATTCTCTGTTTTTTACACTAAGAATGCATTATCTATCGTGTTGTACCGCCCACTTGTCAAGCTTGTTAATCTGCTTTGATGATTGCACGAGAAACTGAAGTTAATTTGCATTCAACAGGGTCGACTAACAGACGGGACAATGGTGGCAATAAAAGTGTTATCAGTTGAACTCGAATCAATGAGAGGAGAACGTGAATTCATATCCGAAATTGCTGCATTATCCGATGCGCAGCATGAAAATCTTGTAAACCTTCATGGATGTTGCGTTGAAGAAGCGACAAGATGTTTGGTATACGATTATATGGAAAACAACAGCCTTGCATATCAATTTCTAGGTATTTGCCGTACATTTTGTCTTGTGTCTGGATCTCGTGATCATGTAGCAACTGTTAATAATCGTCAACCTGTTTTTTATGCACAGGTCGGGAGCAAAATAGGAATAGCTTCGATTGGACAAAGAGGAAGAATGTTTTACTAGGAGTTGCTAAAGCATTAGCATATCTTCATGAAGAGATAAACCCTCATATAGTTCATAGAGATATCAAAGCAAGCAATGTGCTTTTAGATCACAATTTTAATCCAAAAGTTGCGGATTTTGGTCTTGCAAGGTTATTTCAAGAAGGCACGTCTCACATTAGTACTCGTGTCGCTGGTACATTGTAAGTCATAAACAAACacgttcttttttttttctcggTTTCTACTTTCTAGTACAATGTCACTGACATTTCATATGTTCATTCTAGAGGGTATCTCTCTCCAGAATATGCTGTCAGCGGACGATTGACTCGAAAATCTGACGTGTATAGCTTTGGCGTACTACTTCTTGAAATAATAAGTGGACAGTCAGTCGTAAATTTCGATATGGAACATGGAGAGCAATTCTTGGTTGATAAGGTAAGTTAAAACATAAAACCGAACTCTAGACATGCTAAAATATTCTTCGTGTGTTTGTACTTTAAGCAAATGTGTTTGTGCAGGCATGGGGTATGCATAACTGCGAGCGTCTAGTAGAGCTGGTGGACCCCATGTTGTTGAAAGggggtgatgatgatgatgataggtTAAGAGCCGAAGGTGTGCAGTTCATGAAGGTCGGGTTATTATGTGTTCAAGAGGTCACAAAGCTTCGGCCCAAAATGTCTACAGTCATCAAGATGTTGACTGGGGACACAAGTGTCGAGGGAGTGAAGATTTCACAACCGGGGTTCGTCGCTGATCTCATGGATGTCAAACTCAATACAAAAAAGTCGACTTCTACTTTTTAATAGTTAGCTGAtgtctagttttttttttttttttttttttttttttttttttttttttttttttggtgtctagtttttctttttttttttttggtaaagttGATGTCTAGGTTTGAAACTAACATGTGTAAAGGACGAACACGAATCCCGTAAGTTTGTTAATTGATATCTGACAAGTTTGCAACGATGTCATGGCTTTATTAACACATTCAAAATGATGTTCATATCTGAAAAATAAATGCTGCATAAACAATCTTATTTATCGCGAAAACAAGAATTTAGTGACAgtagtaaataaaataaattaaatctAGACATTAGTAACCTGGTTCATAAGCAACTTGACGACCTCTGGCGAAACCTTTGCAGCTTGTTTCTTCAAGTGATCGATCTTTTTAACCGTCTCTTCATCGAGTCGCTTTACATTCACTCCAGAAAAACCGGTTGACTGTTTATTAATCAAtgaacaaaacaaaaatatttaaCATCTCATCAATTCATCATGGATAGATCAGAACAATGTAAGTGTGTTTTTCGTCTACCTCCGAGACTGTTTTCTGGTATTCTTTCTCCATTTGGGTTCGATATTTGGCTACTTCATCTTCAGCTTCATCCTTGGCTTGTTTAAGCCTGTTCGATTTTGCTAAcgatagaaaaacaaaaaaaaaatcattatttaTATGAGATTATATGTTTTCGCGGAAATATGAAATCTATACCAGTTCTTGCAGCATTGACGATTTGTCGAGCTTCTTGTTCAGCAGCTAGCAATTGCTGAATTCCACCTTGTCTTCTGTAATCTTCCATATCTGCACACTGTAATTAATTCTGTAAATTGTTAAAAACAATGCATCCATGGTTTTATAATTATCGATTCAATCGATACCAAATCTGAATCTTACGATTTGAAAATTTGAGATGTGGTAAATATCTCTAAATTAAAATGATGAAATCATAAAAGAAATAAAATGTTGATTTGAATAATGAAAAGCGTACCTGTAGCGATAGATGATGCGATCAAGGGAAGAAGATGTAATGGGAATGAGAAGAGGGCTTGGTAATGGTATGGCCGTTAATATTGGGGTCAGGTTAACTCTTTCTCAGGGATGACGGTTtctttttatattatatttacgGCAGCATCCCTAAACTATAAAGATATTTTAACAAGTACCTGTGTTTTATATGAATCACTCAACTATAGAAATATTAATGCATTAACGGTTTTCACCCATTTATTAGGGTGTGAGAGGGGTGTTTAGTATGGGGAATCGGGTTTGTCCGGTTCATCTGGTAATTTAACGCAATTGAATCTTGGTGTGAATCAAGATGGATCATGTGGCTGATTCACACCACCGCAATTGAATCGGGTCCATAAAGGTTGCAATGAGGTGTCAACCAGGGTTGGTTGGTTGATTTGCGTTTATCGGGTTCATCAAGTAACGTTCCTCACAG
Above is a window of Helianthus annuus cultivar XRQ/B chromosome 14, HanXRQr2.0-SUNRISE, whole genome shotgun sequence DNA encoding:
- the LOC110904458 gene encoding V-type proton ATPase subunit G1, coding for MEDYRRQGGIQQLLAAEQEARQIVNAARTAKSNRLKQAKDEAEDEVAKYRTQMEKEYQKTVSESTGFSGVNVKRLDEETVKKIDHLKKQAAKVSPEVVKLLMNQVTNV
- the LOC110904456 gene encoding putative serine/threonine-protein kinase isoform X1; this encodes MKMCFPCLQCFCSTSDDKVVVSKNDKGGESGKKFRLFSYHELKVACDGFSSKNKVGEGGCGAVYKGRLTDGTMVAIKVLSVELESMRGEREFISEIAALSDAQHENLVNLHGCCVEEATRCLVYDYMENNSLAYQFLGREQNRNSFDWTKRKNVLLGVAKALAYLHEEINPHIVHRDIKASNVLLDHNFNPKVADFGLARLFQEGTSHISTRVAGTLGYLSPEYAVSGRLTRKSDVYSFGVLLLEIISGQSVVNFDMEHGEQFLVDKAWGMHNCERLVELVDPMLLKGGDDDDDRLRAEGVQFMKVGLLCVQEVTKLRPKMSTVIKMLTGDTSVEGVKISQPGFVADLMDVKLNTKKSTSTF
- the LOC110904456 gene encoding putative serine/threonine-protein kinase isoform X2, which produces MVAIKVLSVELESMRGEREFISEIAALSDAQHENLVNLHGCCVEEATRCLVYDYMENNSLAYQFLGREQNRNSFDWTKRKNVLLGVAKALAYLHEEINPHIVHRDIKASNVLLDHNFNPKVADFGLARLFQEGTSHISTRVAGTLGYLSPEYAVSGRLTRKSDVYSFGVLLLEIISGQSVVNFDMEHGEQFLVDKAWGMHNCERLVELVDPMLLKGGDDDDDRLRAEGVQFMKVGLLCVQEVTKLRPKMSTVIKMLTGDTSVEGVKISQPGFVADLMDVKLNTKKSTSTF